A part of Salmo trutta chromosome 15, fSalTru1.1, whole genome shotgun sequence genomic DNA contains:
- the LOC115149101 gene encoding non-POU domain-containing octamer-binding protein isoform X2, translated as MQGNWGPRGEQQNHGPSRHQMESQKKPGDNSNGQHADEQESPNAGITIDLQNFRKPGEKTYTQRSRLFVGNLPTGVTEAEVEKLFSKYGKAAEIFINKDRGFGFIRLETKTVAEIAKAELDETSFRGRQLRVRFATHGAALAVRNLPQFISNELLEEAFSFFGQIERAIVIVDDRGRPTGKGIVEYTAKPAARKALDRCADGAFLLTAFPRPVTVEPMEQFDEDEGLPERIVNKNQVFHKEREHPPRFAQPGTFEYEYAMRWKALLEMEKQQYEQVDRNIKEAQEKLEQEMEAARHEHQVVLMRQDLLRRQEELRRMEELHNQEMQKRKQMELRQEEEHRRREEEMRMHTEERMRRQQEGFKGNFPGNEMRMHMQGQGMNRNSMGGVEGKPSGPNPGAANMPAENPPLMGAGNDTMPVGGQPGFARGPGQGPADFSNKRRRF; from the exons ATGCAAGGAAACTGGGGCCCCCGTGGTGAACAGCAGAATCATGGCCCATCTAGACACCAGATGGAAAGTCAGAAAAAACCTGGAGATAACAGCAATGGAcagcatgcagatgagcaggaGAGCCCAA ATGCTGGGATAACCATAGATCTACAGAACTTCAGGAAACCCGGAGAGAAGACTTACACTCAACGTAGCCGTCTCTTTGTGGGAAATTTACCAACTGGTGTTACGGAGGCGGAGGTGGAGAAGTTGTTTTCCAAGTATGGCAAGGCAGCTGAGATTTTCATCAACAAGGACAGGGGGTTTGGATTCATTAGACTG GAGACAAAAACAGTGGCTGAGATTGCTAAAGCCGAACTTGATGAAACCTCATTCAGAGGCAGACAGTTGCGCGTGCGGTTTGCGACACATGGTGCTGCTCTAGCTGTGAGGAATTTGCCACAGTTCATTTCCAATGAGCTCCTGGAAGAGGCTTTCTCCTTCTTTGGCCAGATTGAAAGGGCCATAGTTATAGTGGATGATAGAGGGAGACCCACAGGAAAGGGGATTGTGGAATACACAGCCAAGCCTGCAGCAAGGAAGGCTCTGGATAGGTGTGCAGATGGAGCCTTTCTATTGACTGC ATTCCCCAGGCCAGTAACAGTCGAGCCAATGGAGCAGTTTGATGAGGATGAGGGACTGCCAGAGAGGATTGTAAACAAAAACCAAGTTTTTCACAA GGAGCGGGAGCATCCACCAAGGTTTGCTCAGCCAGGGACATTTGAGTATGAGTATGCCATGCGCTGGAAGGCCCTTTTGGAGATGGAGAAGCAGCAGTATGAGCAGGTCGACAGGAACATAAAGGAGGCTCAGGAGAAGCTGGAGCAGGAGATGGAGGCAGCCAGACATGAGCACCAGGTTGTCCTGATGAGACAAG ACCTGCTGAGGCGTCAGGAGGAGCTGAGGAGAATGGAGGAGCTCCATAACCAGGAGATGCAGAAGAGGAAGCAGATGGAATTGCGTCAGGAAGAGGAGCATcgcaggagggaggaggagatgaggatgcACACCGAGGAGAGAATGAGGAGGCAGCAGGAGGGCTTCAAGGGGAACTTCCCTGGAAAT GAGATGCGGATGCACATGCAAG GTCAAGGAATGAACAGAAACTCAATGGGTGGTGTTGAAGGAAAGCCCAGCGGGCCCAACCCTGGAGCTGCCAACATGCCTGCTGAGAACCCCCCTTTAATG
- the LOC115149101 gene encoding non-POU domain-containing octamer-binding protein isoform X1 has translation MQGNWGPRGEQQNHGPSRHQMESQKKPGDNSNGQHADEQESPNAGITIDLQNFRKPGEKTYTQRSRLFVGNLPTGVTEAEVEKLFSKYGKAAEIFINKDRGFGFIRLETKTVAEIAKAELDETSFRGRQLRVRFATHGAALAVRNLPQFISNELLEEAFSFFGQIERAIVIVDDRGRPTGKGIVEYTAKPAARKALDRCADGAFLLTAFPRPVTVEPMEQFDEDEGLPERIVNKNQVFHKEREHPPRFAQPGTFEYEYAMRWKALLEMEKQQYEQVDRNIKEAQEKLEQEMEAARHEHQVVLMRQDLLRRQEELRRMEELHNQEMQKRKQMELRQEEEHRRREEEMRMHTEERMRRQQEGFKGNFPGNEMRMHMQGQGMNRNSMGGVEGKPSGPNPGAANMPAENPPLMQGAGNDTMPVGGQPGFARGPGQGPADFSNKRRRF, from the exons ATGCAAGGAAACTGGGGCCCCCGTGGTGAACAGCAGAATCATGGCCCATCTAGACACCAGATGGAAAGTCAGAAAAAACCTGGAGATAACAGCAATGGAcagcatgcagatgagcaggaGAGCCCAA ATGCTGGGATAACCATAGATCTACAGAACTTCAGGAAACCCGGAGAGAAGACTTACACTCAACGTAGCCGTCTCTTTGTGGGAAATTTACCAACTGGTGTTACGGAGGCGGAGGTGGAGAAGTTGTTTTCCAAGTATGGCAAGGCAGCTGAGATTTTCATCAACAAGGACAGGGGGTTTGGATTCATTAGACTG GAGACAAAAACAGTGGCTGAGATTGCTAAAGCCGAACTTGATGAAACCTCATTCAGAGGCAGACAGTTGCGCGTGCGGTTTGCGACACATGGTGCTGCTCTAGCTGTGAGGAATTTGCCACAGTTCATTTCCAATGAGCTCCTGGAAGAGGCTTTCTCCTTCTTTGGCCAGATTGAAAGGGCCATAGTTATAGTGGATGATAGAGGGAGACCCACAGGAAAGGGGATTGTGGAATACACAGCCAAGCCTGCAGCAAGGAAGGCTCTGGATAGGTGTGCAGATGGAGCCTTTCTATTGACTGC ATTCCCCAGGCCAGTAACAGTCGAGCCAATGGAGCAGTTTGATGAGGATGAGGGACTGCCAGAGAGGATTGTAAACAAAAACCAAGTTTTTCACAA GGAGCGGGAGCATCCACCAAGGTTTGCTCAGCCAGGGACATTTGAGTATGAGTATGCCATGCGCTGGAAGGCCCTTTTGGAGATGGAGAAGCAGCAGTATGAGCAGGTCGACAGGAACATAAAGGAGGCTCAGGAGAAGCTGGAGCAGGAGATGGAGGCAGCCAGACATGAGCACCAGGTTGTCCTGATGAGACAAG ACCTGCTGAGGCGTCAGGAGGAGCTGAGGAGAATGGAGGAGCTCCATAACCAGGAGATGCAGAAGAGGAAGCAGATGGAATTGCGTCAGGAAGAGGAGCATcgcaggagggaggaggagatgaggatgcACACCGAGGAGAGAATGAGGAGGCAGCAGGAGGGCTTCAAGGGGAACTTCCCTGGAAAT GAGATGCGGATGCACATGCAAG GTCAAGGAATGAACAGAAACTCAATGGGTGGTGTTGAAGGAAAGCCCAGCGGGCCCAACCCTGGAGCTGCCAACATGCCTGCTGAGAACCCCCCTTTAATG